AAGGTTTACAACATTTGTAACAGGGGTTCATGGCATGCTCGTTGTTATGGTGGTGCGTTAAGGATGAACTTAGGTCCACAGTGGTCATGCAAGGTTTGGGAATCTTCTACAGGGACAGAACCGGGATTTTTCTATAGAAAACTTTATGCCCGTCATGAACAAACTTTAGCTAATTCCACCAGGTATAAATCAAAACCAAGTGTTCATAAACTTCGTTGGAAAAAGAAATTCTCAAGCCTGAAAACAAGCACCACAAGAAAAGCTACTAGAGCATATGGTCCAGAAGCTACTGATGTTGTAGAAGATGTCTCCACTACAGTACTTCAAAAACTTCAAgataaatttttacaaactCATATCAATCTTTCGGCCCAACAGTGTAAAAATATAACTACTTCTACAGTTGTTCAATCTCAGTCAGGTCTTTGGCATTCAGAAAGGAAAAAGAGAATAACTGCATCTAACTTTGGTTCAATTGTCAAAAGAAATCCATCTCTGCCTATTGCAAAATTTGTCCGTAACATTCTTTATTCGTCATTCAGTGGAAATCGTCACACAAGAAATGGTATTAACCAAGAAGACACAACAATAGAGGAATACAAACTAAAGAAAGctgaagaaaatgaaaatgtatctGTAGAACGCAGTGGACTGGTCATGCATCATACCAACAAATACTTGGCAGCTAGCCCAGATGGCATAGTTACTATATCCACAGGAGAAACTggtattattgaaataaaaaacttACTACATTCTAAACCTTTAAACCTTTGGCAAGCATCAGCAAACAAAACATTCTGCTTAGAAAATATATCGGGAAAACTGCAACTAAAAGAAAACCACAACTACTTTTACCAATGTCATGGACTTCTTAACATCTGCAATAAAGACTGGATTGATTTTGTGGTCCGCACATTGAATCCTCACCAAATTTTTATTCAGAGAATTTATCGAGATGTCTCTTTATGGGAAAATACAATGCTTCCGAAACTTCAATCTTTTTACAACAAGGCAATACTTCCTGAATTAGCTTCACCTAGAGAGGGGAAAAGTCCAGGAATTAGAGAACCTGGGATGTGGGTAAGTCTGAAAATATGCACAAAtgcatatataataaaaagaaatgagtCCTGATACCTATATGATAAAGTAATAACAAATGaagataataaatttaaaataatatcaattaaaGGTAGGTATTAATATCTTGTGCTATCATTTGTTAGTACATGATAAAGCAAAACTCTTGACATTTATTCAAACCAAAATTACCAGAACaagatgtattatatatttgacatacatttatatacatgattttgaaatataatcatGCTCAAATTGAAATGTATGCTACATAAAGGTTGTAAATAGTAAAAACAAaggtatgtacatgtatcaaggAGACAATCTCCCAAAAATACTTACATatctttattcatttatttaattagAAATTAACTTTGCTTCTTATTATCACTGAggtaacattttttatatgtaaaagaaattgTAAGGTGTATGTGTAATGATGTATGTCACtttgtgtcaatgagacaatatagaaaaatattacataatccGTTACCATGATAACAATGCTCAATAGGCCATACCACATAAAAAATGTCCATAAAAGCCccttttatttgataaaattatgttaatCTTATTAAAACTGcttaaaaccatttaaaattaCTGCACGTTTTCTACAATCATTACTATGTATATGCTTAATTTTTCAGTGTTGCTGTCATTCTTCACCTTTGTTATTCAGTTGtataaaactacatgtatgcaTTTGTCATAATATGATTTTTGTCATTGCAGTATGTCAACCCAGTAAAACCAAAGACACAAAAAGGAAAGAGGAAACAGTCTTCAACCTCatcaaataaacaaaccaaGAAACGAAAATCAAGAAAATCCAGTTCCTCAGACTCTGATATCACTGACAATCAACCACAAGGGTCAGGTCAAATAAGTCAAAGGTAAAACAATCTTTGaatagtaattaaaaaaaaatgaaaagtgatcaattctaaatttatcctttagaaatatatatatttatacactattacatgtatgtcaatGAGATAACATCTAAAAAAGTAGAAAGTGACAAAATTTACATTATCCTTCAACAGTGAACAACAGGCCATACAACACAACAAACAAATGTCTatgaaagtttgtttttatcaaaattcataTCTACATACATCTTGATATTGCccaattacatacatgtatgtgcattTTGAACTATCACAGGTGTGACACAATCGGCTTTAGGAAAGAATTATGCTCAAAATGTCTGTTTCTTTTGCATCaacttttttatgtaaatgttctGATTTTGTAGGTACATAtatgtgtaataaaaaaaaaaaagaaccaaagaaccaagaaacacaaaaataataataattcaacaattAGCTCTTCCATCATGAACTCTCACCAAGAAATCGGAGTGATAGCAGGTGGACTAATATCCAGGATTTAAAGCTATTACATGTACTTcttacattgttttatattcacatatagtttttgcaatacttttttcaaatggGACGATGTATCATTGATGCATACCCCATTTCCTTATTTCTTCATATGTAACCACATAATATATAAGAAAAGATATGGAAAACATGATCACCCAGACACATAAATCTCCCTTGCTACAAGAAATATTCAGGGAGCATCAGAATCCTGCACTGTGATCAGTTtgtcataaaaaacaaaagtaaaactcCACAAAGCTTGCAAACATTTATTGTAAGTGATCTGTAAACCTAAACACCATATTGataattctttgtttattttgagacaaatattttatatgacagGTTTTAATATTTTAGGAAAACAAGACAGagacaaattaaatttttgggCCGAAGCATTAAACATGAATGGATAATTGATG
This Mytilus trossulus isolate FHL-02 chromosome 14, PNRI_Mtr1.1.1.hap1, whole genome shotgun sequence DNA region includes the following protein-coding sequences:
- the LOC134697104 gene encoding uncharacterized protein LOC134697104; the protein is MNLGPQWSCKVWESSTGTEPGFFYRKLYARHEQTLANSTRYKSKPSVHKLRWKKKFSSLKTSTTRKATRAYGPEATDVVEDVSTTVLQKLQDKFLQTHINLSAQQCKNITTSTVVQSQSGLWHSERKKRITASNFGSIVKRNPSLPIAKFVRNILYSSFSGNRHTRNGINQEDTTIEEYKLKKAEENENVSVERSGLVMHHTNKYLAASPDGIVTISTGETGIIEIKNLLHSKPLNLWQASANKTFCLENISGKLQLKENHNYFYQCHGLLNICNKDWIDFVVRTLNPHQIFIQRIYRDVSLWENTMLPKLQSFYNKAILPELASPREGKSPGIREPGMWVSLKICTNAYIIKRNES